The Streptomyces sp. NBC_01275 genome has a segment encoding these proteins:
- a CDS encoding SDR family oxidoreductase: protein MTSIAIVGAGPQLGLAIARAFGSHGLDIALISRNRDKLDGLVGKLTAEGVTAAAFPADVLDRDALTQALKDAATRFGGIDVLEYSPVGTFGSTVLTTPADTDPSHVQQEMEFQLYGAIAATKAVLPAMREAGAGTLLYTTGAGSIDPVPQVGNVNAAAAALRNWAINLHKELDGTGIQAAHVGIDVSIGMSVVPGFPTARPEQISPVYWELHTTKRDQAELVFSL, encoded by the coding sequence GTGACCAGCATCGCCATAGTCGGAGCCGGCCCCCAGCTGGGCCTGGCCATCGCCCGCGCCTTCGGCTCCCACGGCCTCGACATCGCCCTGATCTCCCGCAACCGCGACAAGCTCGACGGGCTCGTCGGCAAGCTCACCGCCGAGGGCGTCACCGCCGCCGCGTTCCCGGCGGACGTGCTCGACCGCGACGCGCTCACCCAGGCGCTCAAGGACGCCGCCACCCGGTTCGGTGGCATCGACGTGCTGGAGTACTCCCCGGTGGGAACGTTCGGCTCCACCGTTCTGACCACTCCGGCCGACACCGACCCCTCGCATGTGCAGCAGGAGATGGAGTTCCAGCTGTACGGGGCCATCGCCGCCACGAAGGCGGTGCTGCCCGCGATGCGCGAGGCCGGCGCGGGCACCCTGCTCTACACCACCGGCGCCGGCTCCATCGACCCCGTGCCGCAGGTCGGCAACGTCAACGCCGCCGCCGCGGCCCTGCGCAACTGGGCGATCAACCTGCACAAGGAACTGGACGGCACCGGCATCCAGGCCGCCCACGTCGGCATCGACGTGTCGATCGGCATGTCGGTCGTCCCCGGATTCCCGACGGCCCGGCCCGAGCAGATCTCCCCCGTCTACTGGGAACTGCACACCACGAAGCGGGACCAGGCCGAGCTCGTGTTCAGCCTCTGA
- a CDS encoding TetR/AcrR family transcriptional regulator — protein MKPGTPHPDNRAAPPLRSDAERNRARIIAAGRTVLGRDGLNASMASVAREAGVGIATILRHFPAKEELVAAVFSDRMSAYADAVAVALDDPDPWHGFTGYIEAACAMQAADYGFADVLTMTFPTAKAMEERRNEAYEGMVRLIDRAKATGRLREDFDPSDLVLIHMANAGVVNACGDAAPDAWRRVVALTIQSLEAPARGPLPASPEHAALYQAMLRNSPAGPTAPPTGTST, from the coding sequence ATGAAGCCTGGCACCCCGCACCCCGACAACCGCGCCGCCCCACCGCTGCGCAGCGACGCCGAGCGCAACCGGGCGCGGATCATCGCCGCCGGGCGCACGGTGTTGGGGCGCGACGGCCTGAACGCCTCCATGGCCTCCGTGGCCCGCGAGGCCGGAGTGGGGATCGCCACCATCCTCCGCCACTTCCCCGCGAAGGAGGAGCTGGTCGCCGCCGTCTTCTCCGACCGTATGAGCGCCTACGCCGACGCGGTCGCCGTCGCCCTCGACGACCCCGACCCCTGGCACGGTTTCACCGGCTACATCGAGGCCGCCTGCGCGATGCAGGCCGCCGACTACGGCTTCGCCGACGTGCTGACCATGACCTTCCCCACCGCCAAGGCCATGGAGGAGCGCCGCAATGAGGCGTACGAGGGCATGGTGCGGCTCATCGACCGAGCCAAGGCCACCGGCCGGCTGCGCGAGGACTTCGACCCCTCGGACCTCGTACTGATCCACATGGCCAACGCCGGCGTCGTCAACGCCTGCGGCGATGCCGCTCCCGACGCCTGGCGACGCGTCGTCGCCCTGACGATCCAGTCCCTGGAGGCCCCCGCGCGCGGCCCGCTGCCCGCCTCGCCCGAGCACGCCGCTCTCTACCAGGCCATGCTCCGCAACAGCCCGGCAGGCCCCACCGCCCCGCCGACAGGCACGAGCACCTGA
- a CDS encoding CGNR zinc finger domain-containing protein, translating into MTRLAVELANTGTLDQHGELVAAFFAEHEVTPPPGGDYGELPDLVRTALAQSVDGAAPEAVHRLLRDYPPEMHLSDHDGLGGWHIHFSRNGTPAKRWVGQQIAAKLALVAAGDPAVTLGRCAAAGCGNYFVDQSRNRTRRFCSNACASRTTVAAYRARAAKDS; encoded by the coding sequence GTGACGCGGTTGGCCGTCGAGCTGGCCAATACCGGGACCCTCGACCAGCACGGCGAACTGGTCGCCGCGTTCTTCGCAGAGCACGAGGTCACTCCGCCGCCGGGCGGCGACTACGGCGAGCTGCCGGACCTCGTGCGCACGGCCCTGGCGCAGTCGGTCGACGGCGCCGCCCCCGAGGCCGTGCACCGCCTGCTGCGCGACTATCCGCCGGAAATGCACCTGTCCGACCACGACGGCCTCGGCGGCTGGCACATTCACTTCAGCCGCAACGGCACCCCGGCCAAGCGCTGGGTCGGCCAGCAGATCGCCGCCAAGCTCGCCCTGGTCGCGGCCGGGGATCCGGCGGTGACGCTGGGGCGGTGCGCCGCGGCCGGGTGCGGAAACTACTTCGTGGACCAGTCACGGAACCGGACGCGCCGGTTCTGCTCCAACGCGTGTGCGAGCCGGACGACGGTCGCGGCTTATCGGGCCCGGGCGGCGAAAGACTCCTAG
- a CDS encoding YciI family protein, with the protein MAKYLLLKHYRGAPAAVNDVPMDQWTQEEISAHIQYMNDFAARLEGTGEFVDGQALAPEGTFVRYDGEGRPPVTDGPFAETKDLIAGWMVIDVDSYERAVELAGELSAAPGAGGKPIHEWLELRPFLTAPPTITE; encoded by the coding sequence ATGGCCAAGTACCTGCTGCTCAAGCACTACCGAGGTGCCCCGGCTGCGGTCAACGACGTGCCCATGGACCAGTGGACGCAGGAGGAGATCTCCGCGCACATCCAGTACATGAACGACTTCGCGGCCCGGCTGGAGGGTACCGGCGAGTTCGTCGACGGTCAGGCGCTCGCCCCCGAGGGGACGTTCGTCCGGTACGACGGAGAGGGCCGCCCGCCGGTCACCGACGGCCCGTTCGCCGAGACCAAGGACCTCATCGCCGGCTGGATGGTGATCGACGTCGACAGCTACGAGCGCGCCGTCGAACTGGCCGGGGAACTGTCGGCAGCCCCCGGGGCGGGCGGGAAGCCGATCCACGAGTGGCTCGAGCTGCGCCCGTTCCTGACCGCACCCCCCACCATCACGGAGTGA
- a CDS encoding RNA polymerase sigma factor codes for MNEVLLRSLTPSVLGILVRRGADFAAAEDAVQDALVEAVRVWPADPPRDAKGWLVTVAWRRFLDQARADTARRRREDRLDEEPAPGPAPAVDDTLQLYFLCAHPSLTPSSAVALTLRAVGGLTTRQIAQAYLVPEATMAQRISRAKRTVSGVRFDQPGDVATVLRVLYLVFNEGYSGDVDLAAEAIRLTRRLAAQIDHPEVAGLLALMLLHHARRAARTTPDGSLVPLAEQDRGRWDTKLIAEGVGILQAALARDRLGEFQAQAAIAALHADAPTTEETDWVQIVEWYDELARLTDSPVVRLNRAVAVGEADGPRAGLAALAALDDSLPRHTAVAAYLHERDGDLTTAARLYAEAAHKAPDLAERDHLTRQAARLNARRSH; via the coding sequence GTGAACGAGGTCCTGCTCCGCAGCCTCACGCCGAGCGTGCTCGGGATCCTCGTCCGCCGCGGAGCCGACTTCGCGGCGGCCGAGGACGCCGTACAGGACGCGCTGGTGGAGGCGGTCCGCGTCTGGCCGGCCGACCCTCCGCGGGATGCGAAGGGCTGGCTGGTCACCGTGGCCTGGCGCCGGTTCCTCGACCAGGCGCGGGCGGACACCGCCCGCCGCCGACGTGAGGACCGCCTCGACGAGGAGCCGGCCCCCGGACCCGCGCCCGCCGTGGACGACACCCTCCAGCTCTACTTCCTGTGCGCCCACCCGTCGCTGACGCCGTCGTCCGCGGTCGCCCTCACGCTGCGCGCCGTCGGAGGGCTCACCACCCGCCAGATCGCCCAGGCCTACCTCGTGCCCGAGGCCACCATGGCCCAGCGGATCAGCCGGGCCAAGCGCACCGTCTCCGGCGTGCGCTTCGACCAGCCCGGCGACGTCGCCACCGTGCTGCGCGTCCTCTACCTGGTCTTCAACGAGGGCTACTCCGGCGACGTCGACCTCGCCGCCGAGGCCATCCGCCTCACCCGCCGGCTCGCGGCCCAGATCGACCATCCCGAGGTGGCCGGACTGCTCGCCCTCATGCTGCTGCACCACGCCCGGCGCGCCGCCCGCACCACACCCGACGGCAGCCTGGTGCCGCTCGCCGAGCAGGACCGCGGCCGGTGGGACACGAAGCTGATCGCCGAGGGCGTCGGGATCCTGCAGGCGGCCCTCGCCCGCGACCGGCTGGGCGAGTTCCAGGCCCAGGCCGCCATCGCCGCGCTCCACGCCGACGCGCCCACCACCGAGGAGACCGACTGGGTGCAGATCGTCGAGTGGTACGACGAACTCGCGCGCCTGACCGACAGCCCGGTCGTCCGGCTCAACCGCGCGGTGGCCGTCGGCGAGGCCGACGGACCGCGCGCCGGGCTGGCCGCGCTCGCGGCGCTGGACGACTCGCTGCCCCGCCACACCGCGGTGGCGGCCTACCTCCACGAACGCGACGGCGACCTGACGACGGCGGCACGGCTGTACGCCGAGGCGGCCCACAAGGCGCCCGACCTCGCCGAACGCGACCACCTGACCCGCCAGGCCGCCCGCCTCAACGCCCGCCGCAGTCACTGA
- a CDS encoding nuclear transport factor 2 family protein — MPTEFAAKVFALVDATDAAGFSRLFTPQGRMRFGNNEPMVGPEEIAAGVGGFFGTVKGPRHTVVREWYAGADAVIEELVDYYRLDGETVTIPAATLWHVDETGLIDDFRVYFDLAPLFS, encoded by the coding sequence ATGCCCACAGAGTTCGCCGCCAAGGTGTTCGCCCTGGTCGACGCCACCGATGCCGCCGGCTTCAGTCGGCTGTTCACCCCGCAGGGCCGTATGCGCTTCGGGAACAACGAGCCGATGGTGGGCCCCGAGGAGATAGCGGCCGGAGTCGGTGGCTTCTTCGGCACCGTCAAGGGGCCGCGGCACACCGTAGTCCGTGAGTGGTACGCCGGTGCGGACGCCGTCATCGAGGAACTGGTCGACTACTACCGGCTGGACGGAGAAACGGTCACCATCCCGGCCGCCACCCTGTGGCACGTCGACGAGACCGGCCTCATCGACGACTTCCGCGTCTACTTCGACCTCGCTCCGCTCTTCTCCTGA